A single genomic interval of Gammaproteobacteria bacterium harbors:
- the ftsH gene encoding ATP-dependent zinc metalloprotease FtsH codes for MAKNLLLWLIIAAVLLMVFQNFNMQPQREQLNYTDFLHEVQQERVRKVVIDGLLIVGERQDGRAFETVRPQVNDSGLMGDLLDNNVVVEGRKPEQQSLWSQLLVASFPILIIIAVFMFFMRQMQGGAGGRGGPMSFGKSKARLLSEDQIKTTFADVAGVEEAKEDVQELVEFLRDPTRFQKLGGRIPRGVLMVGPPGTGKTLLAKAIAGEAKVPFFSISGSDFVEMFVGVGASRVRDMFEQAKKQAPCIIFIDEIDAVGRHRGAGLGGGHDEREQTLNQLLVEMDGFEPNDGVIVIAATNRPDVLDPALLRPGRFDRQVVVGLPDIRGREQILKVHMRKVPLADDVNPSVIARGSPGFSGADLANLVNEAALFAARSNRRTVSMHEFDLAKDKIMMGAERKSMVMSEKEKRNTAYHEAGHTIVGRLVPEHDPVYKVSIIPRGRALGVTMFLPVEDRYSHSRRSLSSHICSLFGGRIAEELILGPDGITTGATNDIQRATEIARNMVTKWGLSERLGPLMYDEGQEEVFLGRSAAMSARHRSDETAKKIDEEVRRIIDESYGTARKLLVDNIDKLHAMAEALIQYETLDIGQIDQIMAGRQPDPPADWSDSGGRPPGAPQGGKSGDIADGDAHGGTIGGPAGEH; via the coding sequence ATGGCGAAAAACCTGTTGTTGTGGCTGATCATCGCGGCGGTGCTGCTGATGGTTTTCCAGAACTTCAACATGCAGCCGCAGCGCGAGCAACTCAATTACACCGATTTTTTGCACGAGGTGCAGCAGGAGCGGGTGCGCAAGGTCGTTATCGACGGGCTGTTGATCGTGGGCGAGCGTCAGGACGGACGCGCCTTCGAAACCGTGCGTCCCCAGGTCAATGATTCCGGCCTGATGGGCGATCTGCTCGACAACAACGTGGTGGTCGAGGGTCGCAAGCCGGAGCAGCAGAGCCTGTGGTCACAGTTGCTGGTGGCCTCGTTCCCGATCCTGATCATCATCGCGGTGTTCATGTTCTTCATGCGCCAGATGCAGGGCGGTGCGGGCGGTCGCGGTGGCCCGATGAGTTTTGGCAAGAGCAAGGCCCGGCTGCTGAGCGAAGACCAGATCAAGACCACCTTCGCCGATGTGGCGGGAGTGGAAGAGGCCAAGGAAGACGTGCAGGAACTGGTCGAATTCCTGCGTGATCCAACCAGGTTCCAGAAGCTCGGCGGTCGGATCCCGCGCGGCGTATTGATGGTGGGTCCGCCTGGCACCGGCAAGACGTTGCTGGCCAAGGCCATTGCGGGTGAGGCCAAGGTGCCGTTCTTTTCGATTTCCGGTTCCGATTTTGTCGAGATGTTTGTCGGTGTGGGCGCCTCGCGGGTGCGCGACATGTTCGAGCAGGCCAAGAAGCAGGCGCCGTGCATCATCTTCATCGACGAGATCGATGCCGTGGGGCGCCATCGTGGCGCCGGTCTGGGTGGTGGACACGATGAACGCGAACAGACACTGAACCAGTTGCTGGTCGAGATGGACGGTTTCGAGCCCAACGATGGTGTGATAGTGATCGCCGCGACCAACCGTCCCGACGTGCTCGATCCCGCGCTGTTGCGCCCGGGCCGGTTCGATCGCCAGGTGGTGGTCGGACTACCGGATATCCGCGGTCGCGAGCAGATCCTGAAGGTGCACATGCGCAAGGTGCCGCTGGCCGACGATGTGAATCCGTCCGTGATTGCGCGTGGCTCTCCCGGCTTTTCGGGGGCGGATCTCGCCAACCTGGTGAACGAAGCCGCGTTGTTTGCCGCCCGCTCAAATCGTCGCACCGTGTCGATGCATGAGTTCGATCTCGCCAAGGACAAGATCATGATGGGCGCGGAGCGCAAATCGATGGTCATGTCGGAAAAAGAGAAGCGCAACACGGCTTACCATGAAGCCGGACACACTATCGTCGGGCGCCTGGTGCCCGAGCATGACCCGGTCTACAAGGTCAGCATCATCCCGCGCGGACGTGCGCTCGGCGTGACCATGTTCCTGCCGGTGGAGGATCGTTACTCGCACAGCCGTCGCTCGCTCTCGAGCCATATCTGCAGCCTGTTCGGAGGGCGCATCGCGGAGGAACTGATTCTTGGTCCGGACGGCATCACCACGGGCGCTACCAACGATATCCAGCGTGCTACCGAGATCGCCCGCAACATGGTCACCAAGTGGGGTCTGTCGGAGCGGCTCGGCCCGCTGATGTACGACGAGGGGCAGGAGGAGGTGTTTCTCGGTCGCTCCGCGGCAATGAGCGCCAGGCACCGCTCCGACGAAACCGCGAAAAAAATCGATGAGGAAGTCCGCCGCATCATCGACGAGAGTTACGGGACCGCCCGCAAGCTGCTGGTAGACAACATCGACAAGTTGCATGCGATGGCCGAGGCGCTGATCCAGTACGAAACCCTGGACATCGGCCAGATCGATCAGATCATGGCGGGACGCCAGCCTGATCCGCCCGCGGACTGGAGCGACAGCGGTGGACGTCCACCCGGTGCGCCGCAAGGTGGCAAGAGCGGCGATATCGCCGATGGTGATGCGCATGGCGGGACCATTGGCGGACCTGCGGGAGAGCATTGA
- the secG gene encoding preprotein translocase subunit SecG, translated as MEQILLVAYVLLSVGMIGLILLQQGKGADAGASFGAGASQTVFGSGGSSNALTRGTAILATLFFIASVSMAVIARHKAEAARDGDIPIPAAVESRDLPVVPAPAAQTIPSLAADVPTAAPAGAEPAAAGVVEDIPAGK; from the coding sequence ATGGAACAGATACTGCTGGTTGCTTATGTGCTGTTGTCGGTCGGGATGATCGGCCTGATTCTGCTGCAACAGGGTAAAGGTGCCGACGCGGGAGCCTCTTTCGGTGCCGGCGCGTCGCAGACCGTGTTTGGATCGGGAGGCAGCAGCAATGCGCTGACGCGCGGGACCGCGATACTCGCAACCCTGTTCTTCATCGCCAGCGTGAGCATGGCGGTGATTGCCAGGCACAAGGCCGAAGCGGCGCGCGATGGCGATATCCCGATTCCGGCGGCGGTCGAGTCGCGTGATTTGCCCGTGGTGCCGGCGCCCGCTGCGCAGACGATACCGTCGCTTGCGGCAGATGTGCCAACTGCGGCGCCTGCAGGAGCAGAGCCGGCGGCTGCGGGTGTGGTGGAGGATATTCCGGCAGGGAAGTGA
- a CDS encoding YhbY family RNA-binding protein has translation MALDPENKKRLRGIGHALHPLVTVAGKGLSESVCLEAERALHDHELIKIRFALPDRNARRALAAELIDKLGAELVQEIGKVILIYRRNPKAHPKLSNLRL, from the coding sequence ATGGCGCTGGATCCGGAAAACAAGAAACGCCTGCGTGGTATCGGCCACGCGCTGCACCCGCTGGTTACCGTGGCCGGAAAGGGTCTGAGCGAGTCGGTGTGCCTGGAGGCCGAGCGCGCATTGCATGACCACGAGTTGATCAAGATCCGCTTCGCGCTACCCGATCGCAACGCGCGTCGCGCACTGGCAGCCGAGTTGATCGACAAGCTCGGCGCAGAACTGGTGCAGGAGATCGGCAAGGTGATCCTGATCTATCGCCGCAACCCGAAGGCACATCCCAAGCTTAGCAATCTGCGTCTGTAA
- a CDS encoding triose-phosphate isomerase, whose protein sequence is MRRPLVAGNWKMNGSRAMAGDLFAALRRYHIGGDAEVVVCPPYPYLDLVAGLLRGSTICLGAQDIHPAVEGAFTGDVAGAMLRDCGCTYVIVGHSERRQLCGESDLLVADKAVAALREGLQPIVCVGETEAEREAGDAVAVVGRQLGQVLGKIEREEMLRVVLAYEPVWAIGTGRTATPELAQEMHAHLRALLRDADPVLADAVRILYGGSVNGANARALFAAPDIDGGLIGGAALKAEEFAAICVAAEGK, encoded by the coding sequence GTGCGACGACCGCTGGTGGCCGGTAACTGGAAGATGAACGGGTCGCGTGCCATGGCAGGCGATCTGTTCGCTGCGCTGCGCCGTTACCATATCGGCGGGGACGCCGAAGTCGTTGTCTGCCCGCCCTACCCATACCTGGATCTGGTGGCCGGACTGCTGCGGGGCTCGACGATCTGTCTCGGTGCCCAGGATATTCACCCGGCGGTGGAGGGAGCGTTCACCGGCGATGTCGCGGGAGCGATGTTGCGCGATTGCGGATGTACCTACGTGATCGTGGGCCATTCGGAGCGCCGCCAGCTTTGCGGCGAGAGCGATCTGCTCGTTGCGGACAAAGCCGTTGCGGCGCTGCGTGAAGGATTGCAGCCCATCGTGTGCGTGGGCGAGACCGAGGCCGAGCGCGAGGCGGGAGACGCCGTTGCGGTGGTTGGACGACAACTCGGACAGGTGCTCGGGAAGATCGAGCGTGAGGAAATGCTGCGCGTGGTGCTGGCTTACGAGCCGGTGTGGGCCATTGGCACGGGTCGTACTGCGACGCCGGAGCTTGCGCAGGAAATGCATGCGCACCTGCGAGCGCTGCTGCGGGATGCGGATCCTGTGCTGGCGGATGCGGTCAGGATTCTGTACGGCGGCAGTGTAAACGGCGCCAATGCGCGCGCGCTGTTTGCGGCCCCGGATATCGACGGCGGACTGATTGGTGGAGCTGCCCTCAAGGCAGAAGAATTTGCAGCCATCTGCGTGGCGGCGGAAGGAAAGTGA
- the folP gene encoding dihydropteroate synthase has product MASAVLRCGSRELDLSRPAVMGILNITPDSFSDGGRLFCASKPDLERVLRKACAMRRQGALIVDVGGESTRPGATAVDEQQELERVAPVVEAIAARVDIVISVDTSSPRVMREVAALGAGMINDVRALRRPGALQVVAAGGLAVCLMHMQGEPRTMQQAPEYGDVLAEVRDFLLDRVAACAGAGIAHERLVLDPGFGFGKTLDHNLSLFRGLKTLLEPGYPLLIGVSRKSVIGDVLRRPVARRLAGGLALATLAAAAGARLVRTHDVAATCDALAMVAATRDGWSGA; this is encoded by the coding sequence ATGGCGAGCGCGGTGCTGCGTTGCGGTAGCCGCGAACTCGATCTGTCTCGACCCGCGGTCATGGGCATTCTCAATATCACGCCCGATTCCTTTTCCGATGGCGGGCGTCTTTTTTGCGCCAGCAAACCCGATCTGGAGCGCGTACTGCGCAAGGCATGCGCGATGCGCAGGCAGGGCGCACTGATCGTCGATGTGGGAGGGGAATCTACCCGCCCCGGGGCAACTGCGGTCGATGAGCAGCAGGAACTCGAGCGCGTGGCGCCGGTGGTCGAGGCTATCGCCGCACGCGTCGATATCGTCATCTCGGTCGATACCAGTTCACCGCGCGTGATGCGCGAAGTCGCGGCGCTCGGTGCCGGGATGATCAACGACGTGCGGGCGCTGAGGCGCCCCGGTGCGCTGCAGGTCGTGGCTGCGGGTGGGCTGGCGGTGTGCCTGATGCACATGCAGGGCGAGCCGCGCACCATGCAGCAAGCACCCGAGTATGGCGATGTGCTCGCCGAGGTGCGCGATTTCCTGCTCGATCGCGTCGCCGCATGCGCCGGAGCGGGCATTGCGCATGAGCGCCTGGTGCTCGACCCGGGCTTCGGGTTCGGCAAGACGCTTGACCACAACCTGAGCTTGTTTCGGGGCCTGAAAACTCTGCTCGAACCCGGTTATCCCCTGCTGATCGGGGTTTCGCGGAAATCCGTGATCGGCGATGTACTGCGGCGCCCGGTGGCGCGGCGCCTGGCAGGCGGGCTGGCACTGGCTACACTTGCTGCAGCAGCCGGGGCAAGACTGGTGCGCACCCACGATGTGGCAGCGACCTGCGATGCACTGGCGATGGTTGCGGCAACCAGGGACGGCTGGAGCGGGGCATGA
- the rlmE gene encoding 23S rRNA (uridine(2552)-2'-O)-methyltransferase RlmE, giving the protein MARSKSSSRWLQEHHKDAYVQRSRIDGYRSRASYKLLELQRSDRLIRRGDLVVDLGAAPGGWSQVAAQLVGPEGRVVASDILPMDALADVAFVEGDFTEDEVLGRVLGELCERRADLVISDMAPNMSGIRDVDQPRAMHLAEIALDFASKVLKPGGKFVCKVFHGEGFDDYIRALRSAFGSVLTRKPDASRGRSREVYVVAKDFRG; this is encoded by the coding sequence ATGGCGCGTTCGAAAAGCAGCAGCCGCTGGCTGCAGGAGCACCACAAGGATGCCTACGTGCAGCGTTCGCGCATTGACGGTTACCGTTCGCGCGCCAGTTACAAGTTGCTGGAGCTGCAGCGCAGCGACCGGCTGATCCGCCGTGGCGACCTGGTAGTCGATCTCGGCGCGGCGCCGGGGGGCTGGAGCCAGGTGGCGGCGCAACTGGTGGGACCCGAAGGCCGGGTGGTGGCCTCCGATATCCTGCCGATGGATGCGCTCGCGGACGTGGCCTTTGTCGAGGGCGATTTCACCGAAGACGAGGTGCTGGGGCGGGTGCTCGGCGAGTTGTGCGAGCGGCGTGCCGACCTTGTAATTTCGGACATGGCCCCCAATATGAGTGGCATCAGGGATGTGGATCAGCCGCGCGCCATGCATCTCGCCGAGATTGCCCTCGATTTTGCCTCCAAGGTATTGAAACCCGGAGGAAAATTCGTCTGCAAGGTGTTTCACGGCGAGGGTTTCGATGATTATATCCGGGCGCTGCGCAGCGCCTTTGGCAGCGTGCTGACGCGCAAACCCGATGCCTCGCGTGGCCGCTCGCGGGAAGTATATGTAGTGGCGAAGGATTTTCGCGGCTGA
- the glmM gene encoding phosphoglucosamine mutase: protein MSRKFFGTDGIRGKVGVEPITPDFILKLGWAAGRVLARSGTSKKTRNLVIIGKDTRISGYMFESALEAGLVAAGLDVSLLGPMPTPAVAYLTRTFHAAAGIVISASHNPFDDNGIKFFSSRGTKLADDIERQIEDEMQSPMRTNDSSRLGKVTRMADAAGRYIEYCKSTFPLESNLDGLRIVVDCGHGATYQVAPAVLAELGATVIEFGVEPNGFNINLGCGSTSPGTMAAAVLEHGADLGIALDGDGDRLICVDDRGEVVDGDELLFIIAAEQLRRSGACTGVVGTLMSNLGMEIALRDLGIPFARARVGDRYVLEMMEQKGWRLGGESSGHIICADVTTTGDGIVSALKVLAAMLASGASLRALRTRVRKFPQTMINVEVGRALELATDSRIASALQAAEIALGSRGRVLLRASGTEPVIRVMVEGEDAALVEQQARTLAEVVRSSAA, encoded by the coding sequence ATGAGCAGAAAATTTTTTGGTACGGACGGTATCCGCGGCAAGGTCGGCGTGGAACCGATCACACCGGATTTCATTCTGAAGCTCGGCTGGGCAGCGGGGCGGGTGCTGGCGCGCAGCGGTACCAGCAAGAAAACACGCAACCTCGTGATCATAGGCAAGGACACCCGCATTTCGGGCTATATGTTCGAGTCGGCGCTGGAGGCGGGCCTGGTGGCGGCGGGGCTGGACGTATCGCTGCTCGGGCCGATGCCGACGCCCGCCGTGGCTTATCTGACCCGCACCTTTCATGCGGCCGCGGGCATAGTGATAAGCGCCTCGCACAATCCCTTCGACGATAACGGCATCAAGTTCTTTTCCTCGCGCGGCACCAAGCTTGCGGACGACATCGAGAGACAGATCGAAGACGAGATGCAGAGCCCGATGCGGACCAATGATTCCAGCAGGCTCGGCAAGGTGACACGCATGGCGGATGCCGCAGGGCGTTATATCGAATATTGCAAGAGTACATTTCCGCTCGAGTCCAACCTGGACGGGCTGCGCATCGTGGTGGACTGTGGTCATGGCGCGACCTACCAGGTGGCACCGGCGGTGCTCGCGGAGCTGGGGGCAACGGTCATCGAGTTCGGTGTCGAGCCAAACGGGTTCAATATCAACCTCGGCTGTGGTTCGACCTCGCCCGGCACGATGGCCGCAGCGGTACTCGAGCACGGTGCCGATCTCGGCATCGCGCTCGACGGCGATGGCGACCGCCTGATCTGTGTCGATGACCGTGGCGAGGTGGTCGATGGCGATGAATTGCTGTTTATCATTGCGGCCGAACAACTACGCCGCAGCGGCGCATGCACCGGAGTGGTGGGCACGCTCATGAGCAATCTCGGCATGGAAATCGCGCTGCGTGATCTCGGGATTCCGTTTGCGCGTGCACGCGTCGGTGACCGCTACGTGCTCGAGATGATGGAACAGAAGGGCTGGCGCCTGGGGGGTGAGTCGTCGGGTCATATCATATGCGCCGATGTGACCACGACCGGCGATGGGATCGTCTCCGCGCTGAAAGTCCTGGCCGCGATGCTGGCCAGTGGAGCGAGTCTGCGGGCATTGCGCACCCGGGTCAGGAAGTTTCCCCAGACGATGATCAACGTGGAGGTTGGACGCGCACTGGAGCTCGCCACGGATTCCCGGATCGCCAGCGCACTGCAGGCTGCCGAGATCGCGCTCGGCAGCCGTGGGCGGGTGTTGTTGCGTGCGTCGGGCACCGAACCGGTGATACGGGTCATGGTGGAAGGCGAGGACGCCGCGCTGGTCGAGCAGCAGGCCCGGACACTCGCCGAAGTGGTGCGCTCGTCGGCCGCATGA
- the carB gene encoding carbamoyl-phosphate synthase large subunit: protein MPKRTDIYSILIIGAGPIVIGQACEFDYSGAQACKALREEGFRVVLVNSNPATIMTDPAMADATYIEPVNWQSIASIIEKERPDALLPTMGGQTALNCALDLAREGILEKFGVQLIGATRDAIDKAEDRQKFDRAMRAIGLETPRSAIAHSMEEALQVVDGIGFPCIIRPSFTMGGSGGGIAYNREEFEEICERGFFLSPTKELLIDESLIGWKEFEMEVVRDRKDNCIIVCSIENFDPMGVHTGDSITVAPAQTLTDKEYQIMRNASIAVLREIGVETGGSNVQFAVNPADGRLIVIEMNPRVSRSSALASKATGFPIARIAAKLAVGYTLDELQNDITGGATPASFEPSIDYVVTKVPRFTFEKFATADARLTTQMKSVGEVMAIGRTFQESLQKAMRGLEVGSAGFEPHVEAFDEEAVARLRGDIRNPGASRLWYLADGFRAGFTLEEMHELSSIDRWFLVQIEDLVREEAALEGLVPAALDCGQLRRLKRKGFSDRRLADLLGVSEQSMRERRHQLGIRPVYKRVDTCAGEFASATAYMYSTYEEECEAAPGEQDKIMVLGGGPNRIGQGIEFDYCCVHAALAMREDGYETIMVNCNPETVSTDYDTSDRLYFEPVTLEDVLEIVHIEKPKGVIVQFGGQTPLKLARALEAAGVPIIGTTPDAIDRAEDRERFQQMIEKLGLRQPANAIVRSADEAEIAAQRIGYPLVVRPSYVLGGRAMEIVYRAEELRAYMREAVKVSEDSPILLDLFLRAAVEVDIDAVCDGETVVIGAIMQHIEQAGIHSGDSACSLPPYSLPVEVQAEMKEIVARMARELDVVGLMNVQLAWQDGKVYVIEVNPRASRTVPFVSKCIGRSLAKIAARCMVGQSLAAQQFTEEPLASLFNVKESVFPFNKFPGIDPILGPEMKSTGEVMGVGATFAEAFAKAQVAAGENIPCSGLAFLSVRDADKPGIVGVARELVAMGFSIVATRGTAAGIEAAGIAVEVVNKVLEGRPHIVDMIKNDRIQLIINTTEGRQAIADSSAIRSSAQAHDVYYTTTLAGGEAVCMALRHGPDVSVRCLQEIHRELV from the coding sequence ATGCCAAAACGCACCGACATCTATTCCATCCTGATCATCGGGGCGGGGCCGATCGTGATCGGGCAGGCCTGCGAGTTCGATTACTCCGGCGCCCAGGCCTGCAAGGCGCTGCGCGAGGAAGGCTTCCGGGTGGTGCTGGTCAATTCCAATCCTGCCACCATCATGACCGATCCGGCGATGGCGGACGCGACCTATATCGAGCCGGTGAACTGGCAGTCGATCGCGAGCATCATCGAGAAGGAGCGCCCGGACGCACTGTTGCCGACCATGGGTGGGCAGACCGCGCTCAATTGTGCGCTCGATCTGGCGCGCGAGGGTATTCTCGAGAAATTCGGCGTGCAGCTGATCGGTGCCACGCGCGATGCCATCGACAAGGCCGAGGATCGCCAGAAATTCGACCGTGCGATGCGCGCGATCGGGCTCGAGACGCCGCGCTCGGCGATCGCGCACAGCATGGAGGAAGCGTTGCAGGTGGTCGATGGCATCGGCTTTCCATGCATTATCCGCCCGTCATTCACAATGGGTGGCTCGGGCGGCGGTATTGCCTACAACCGGGAGGAGTTCGAGGAAATCTGCGAGCGTGGCTTCTTCCTGTCGCCGACCAAGGAACTGCTGATCGATGAGTCGCTGATCGGCTGGAAAGAGTTCGAGATGGAAGTGGTCCGCGATCGCAAGGACAACTGCATCATCGTGTGCTCCATCGAGAACTTCGACCCGATGGGTGTGCACACCGGCGACTCGATCACGGTGGCGCCGGCACAGACGCTGACCGACAAGGAGTACCAGATCATGCGCAACGCATCGATCGCGGTGCTGCGCGAGATCGGTGTCGAGACCGGCGGCTCGAACGTGCAGTTTGCGGTCAACCCGGCCGACGGACGCCTGATCGTGATCGAGATGAACCCGCGCGTATCGCGTTCCTCGGCGCTCGCCTCGAAGGCCACCGGCTTTCCGATCGCGCGTATTGCCGCCAAGCTCGCGGTCGGTTACACGCTCGATGAGCTGCAGAACGATATCACCGGTGGCGCGACGCCGGCTTCCTTCGAGCCCTCGATCGATTACGTGGTCACCAAGGTGCCGCGGTTCACCTTCGAGAAATTTGCCACGGCCGATGCGCGTCTGACCACCCAGATGAAGTCGGTAGGCGAGGTGATGGCTATCGGGCGCACCTTCCAGGAATCGTTGCAGAAAGCAATGCGCGGTCTGGAGGTAGGCTCGGCGGGATTCGAGCCGCACGTCGAGGCATTCGACGAGGAGGCTGTTGCGCGCCTGCGCGGCGATATCCGCAATCCCGGTGCCTCGCGGCTGTGGTACCTGGCCGATGGTTTTCGCGCTGGTTTCACGCTCGAGGAAATGCACGAATTGTCTTCGATCGATCGCTGGTTCCTGGTGCAGATCGAGGACCTGGTTCGCGAGGAGGCGGCGCTGGAAGGGCTGGTGCCGGCGGCACTCGATTGCGGGCAGTTGCGGCGTCTCAAGCGCAAGGGATTTTCCGATCGCCGGCTGGCCGATCTGCTCGGCGTGAGCGAGCAGAGCATGCGCGAGCGGCGTCATCAGCTTGGGATCCGCCCGGTGTACAAGCGGGTCGATACTTGTGCCGGCGAATTTGCCTCCGCGACTGCCTACATGTATTCGACCTACGAAGAGGAATGCGAGGCGGCACCGGGCGAGCAGGACAAGATCATGGTGCTTGGCGGCGGACCGAACCGTATCGGCCAGGGCATTGAATTCGATTACTGCTGCGTGCACGCGGCGCTGGCGATGCGCGAGGATGGCTACGAAACCATCATGGTCAACTGCAATCCCGAGACGGTGTCCACCGACTATGACACCTCGGATCGTCTGTATTTCGAGCCGGTCACGCTCGAGGACGTGCTCGAGATCGTGCATATCGAGAAGCCGAAGGGCGTGATCGTGCAGTTTGGGGGGCAGACCCCGCTCAAGCTGGCTCGTGCGCTCGAGGCGGCCGGCGTTCCGATCATCGGCACCACGCCAGATGCGATCGACCGCGCCGAGGATCGCGAGCGCTTCCAGCAGATGATCGAGAAGCTCGGCCTGCGCCAGCCTGCCAACGCGATCGTGCGCTCTGCGGACGAGGCCGAAATTGCCGCGCAGCGGATCGGTTATCCGCTGGTCGTGCGGCCGTCCTATGTGCTTGGCGGGCGTGCGATGGAGATCGTTTACCGGGCCGAGGAACTGCGCGCCTATATGCGCGAGGCCGTGAAGGTCTCGGAGGATTCGCCGATTCTGCTGGATCTGTTCCTGCGCGCCGCCGTCGAAGTCGATATCGATGCGGTTTGCGACGGCGAGACGGTGGTGATCGGCGCGATCATGCAGCATATCGAACAGGCCGGCATCCATTCCGGTGATTCGGCCTGCTCCCTGCCGCCCTACAGCCTCCCCGTCGAGGTTCAGGCTGAAATGAAGGAGATCGTCGCACGCATGGCGCGCGAACTCGACGTGGTGGGGCTCATGAACGTGCAACTCGCCTGGCAGGACGGCAAGGTCTACGTGATTGAAGTCAATCCGCGGGCTTCGCGTACCGTGCCGTTCGTATCCAAGTGCATCGGCCGCTCGCTGGCAAAAATAGCTGCGCGCTGCATGGTCGGGCAATCGCTTGCGGCGCAGCAGTTCACCGAGGAACCGCTGGCGAGCCTGTTCAACGTGAAGGAATCGGTGTTTCCGTTCAACAAGTTCCCGGGCATCGACCCGATCCTCGGGCCGGAAATGAAATCCACCGGTGAGGTCATGGGCGTCGGCGCCACCTTTGCCGAGGCTTTCGCCAAGGCACAGGTGGCAGCCGGCGAGAACATTCCCTGCAGTGGCCTGGCTTTTCTCAGCGTGCGTGATGCCGACAAGCCCGGTATCGTGGGTGTGGCACGTGAACTCGTCGCGATGGGTTTCAGTATTGTCGCGACGCGCGGCACGGCGGCGGGGATCGAGGCGGCAGGAATCGCGGTCGAGGTCGTGAACAAGGTGCTCGAAGGGCGCCCGCATATCGTCGACATGATCAAGAACGACCGTATCCAGCTGATCATCAACACCACCGAAGGACGCCAGGCGATTGCGGATTCCTCGGCCATCCGCAGCAGCGCGCAGGCCCACGATGTCTATTACACGACCACCCTCGCCGGCGGCGAGGCGGTCTGCATGGCATTGCGCCACGGGCCGGATGTGAGCGTGCGGTGCCTGCAGGAAATACACAGGGAGCTCGTCTGA
- the rimP gene encoding ribosome maturation factor RimP, protein MSARVVELQQLLAPVIEALGYELWGVELVAHGRHSLLRIYIDHDEGITVEDCATASRQASAALDVADPFHGAYTLEVSSPGWDRPLFSEAQFRRYIGERVKVKLAYPVQGKRNCSGRLLAADAEGLEIEVSAETCLRLPLAAIKKANLAIESD, encoded by the coding sequence GTGTCGGCGCGGGTGGTTGAACTGCAGCAGCTGCTGGCGCCGGTAATCGAAGCGCTGGGTTACGAGCTGTGGGGTGTCGAGCTGGTGGCGCACGGACGCCATTCGCTGTTGCGGATCTATATCGACCACGATGAAGGCATCACGGTCGAAGACTGCGCAACTGCAAGCCGGCAGGCGAGCGCGGCGCTCGATGTGGCGGATCCGTTTCACGGCGCCTACACGCTGGAGGTGTCATCACCGGGCTGGGACCGGCCATTGTTCAGCGAAGCGCAGTTCCGCCGTTACATCGGCGAGCGCGTCAAGGTGAAGCTTGCCTACCCGGTGCAGGGCAAGCGCAATTGCAGCGGTCGCCTGCTGGCGGCAGATGCGGAAGGACTGGAAATCGAAGTCTCCGCGGAGACGTGCTTGAGGCTGCCGCTTGCGGCGATCAAGAAAGCGAACCTGGCAATCGAGAGCGATTGA
- the greA gene encoding transcription elongation factor GreA: protein MVTRVPMTVEGAERLRAELDQLKRVDRPRISKAIAEAREHGDLKENAEYHAAREQQSFAEGRISDIEARLSAAQIIDIKSITYSGRVIFGATVAILNLETDEKLRYQIVGEDEASVKDNKISVTSPMSRALVGKEVGDIVVVRTPAGETEYEIVEVLHL from the coding sequence ATGGTTACGCGTGTACCAATGACTGTCGAGGGCGCGGAGCGATTGCGCGCGGAACTGGATCAACTCAAGCGCGTGGACCGGCCACGCATCAGCAAGGCGATCGCCGAGGCGCGCGAGCACGGTGATCTCAAGGAGAATGCCGAGTACCACGCGGCGCGCGAGCAGCAGAGTTTTGCCGAAGGACGGATCAGCGATATCGAAGCCAGGCTTTCGGCGGCCCAGATCATCGATATCAAGTCGATCACTTACTCGGGGCGAGTGATCTTTGGCGCGACCGTCGCGATCCTGAATCTCGAGACCGACGAAAAGTTGCGCTACCAGATCGTGGGTGAGGACGAGGCATCGGTCAAAGACAACAAGATTTCCGTGACCTCGCCCATGTCACGCGCGCTGGTCGGCAAGGAAGTCGGCGATATCGTGGTGGTGCGTACGCCGGCCGGTGAAACCGAGTACGAGATCGTCGAGGTGCTTCACCTGTAA